The following DNA comes from Pristis pectinata isolate sPriPec2 chromosome 8, sPriPec2.1.pri, whole genome shotgun sequence.
TAGCTGATAGAATCCCAAACAGAGAGGGCATTGATCTAGTGGCTTGTCCGCTGTTCCCATAGTGGCTTCAGCAATCCCCTGAGAGCCCACAAAACCAAAGGGGAAGTAAATCATCTTCGAACCCAatggattgcctaagaagaagataaAGACCTTTTAAGGTGGCTTTGGGAAGCAGGCATCCAGTCTAAGTATGAAcagtgaaaagaaataaaaatgtggcTCAAGTGATATCCTGTTTTTGCCATAAATTTGTGCATTGTCTCTAGACCAATGCAtttgtgaattttatttttttattacattTGTTTAGTGCaaattttgtgattttcataTGACCCAAGCTGCAAGAAATTTGGTTACGGGAACAAATTTCTATAGGAAGATACCAATTAACAGAAAATGTGTCTTGATGGATGTACAACAAATGTAGCATTTTTatattcttgctttttttttctattcttgAGCACATCATACATGAACTAAAGCTGGTATGTTGTAACTATCTGCatcaaaaaattatttttgttcgtTTGTTACAGAAGTAAAAATGCAGCAGAACCCTGAAGACTCAGTCAGCAGTTCAGTGGCAACCTCACTAAAGAACTGCGGAATCGGAGCAACCTCTAGTTGCCTTGCTACAGTTCTGACATTCCCAATCCACAAGACAATTTTTCGGCAGCAAATTCATGGTTTCATCATCCGAAAAGCCTTTGCTCAACTCTGTCAGGAAGGTCTCCTCAGGTTTTACAGAGGAATTCTCCCTCCACTCCTAGCTAAAACAATCCAAGGCACATTATTGTTTGGCACCTATGATAGCATCATTGGGATCATGATGCCTAAGAATATAAATTTGTACCATCGCTCCATTGCAGGATCATTATCTGGAGCTATGGAAGCCTTAGTGTTGACCCCATTTGAACGTGTCCAAAATATCCTTCAAGACCACAGGAAAGATGCAAAACTTCCCAGTATCCAAAGTATCCTAAAGCTGTTCAATTCCTATAGATTTAAGGATAAGTTACAACTTGGGTACTACCAAGGCTTCATCCCCATTTTATTGAGGAATGGAATAGGCAGtgcactttatttctctttcaaagACCCAATTAAGAATGTACTCTTGGATAAAGACATTCCCAATGGGATTTCTGCATTTGTTTCTGGGAGCCTCAATGGAATGATAGTGTGTTTCATTTTATATCCGCTCAGTGCAGTGATTGCAAACATGCAGTCTCAGATTGGAGATGAGAAGATAAACCTTTGGAAGTTCATCAAAAACTTCTGGGCATCTCGTGCCCAAAGTTTCTCCTATGTTTACAGGGGCAGTTCCCTGATTATGCTGAGGTCCTGCATAACATGGGGGTTAACCACTGTTATTCATGATCTTTTAAAGGCAATGCAGAGTCCTAAAAAGTAGTGAATTGTATActcacatttgcagatgataccaagttAGGAGGCACAGAAGCACGACTAAATGAAAATAGGAAATTACAATCATCATACAAGTGATGACAAAACTACATGAACAAAAAAATGGTTCTCTTTTACCTGTAATATAAAACTGTAAAACAGGTTAACAGCAGCACCAGAATAACAAGTACCTGAAAACGTGCACACTGAGATACCAGTTGACGTTAGGAAATATTTCATCCAAAATTTTAATAGACAAAAAAATATGGCCTGTGTGTCTGCGATTTCCTGATGCATGTAGGAAGATGCCCCTTTGCATTTTCTACATAGAGTCAACTCCATTGGGCTTAACAGCTCTCCTGTAGTTACCAGTACTCCTGTATGTAAAACTATCTCCTGTCCGGTCACAATGTTAATATCTGGTATTAATTTCACTTTCTCTTGCTGCATAACTGTGCAAATTAACAATGTGCAAACTGTTGCAATTAACTGTAAGAGCTGTATGTTTAAGCTACAGGTACTACAGTTCTACTATTTCTCTTCTTTAGGTAGTCCTTTGAGATCATGAATGACTTGCATTCACCCCTGGTTTGTGGGTCCTAGGGTGACCAatttgggaactgcagactcatcCACAATGGAACTGGAATTGTCTGACAGGGTGAACGGGTGGGTAGTTTATGGTGCTCTCCTTCTGCCGTTTACACAGGGCTTGTGTGTGCTCCCAAGGCATGAACTTAAGGTTCCCAGTACTATCCAGAATGCTCCTCCTCTACGGTATATGATCATAGGCCAAGGAGCTCCAAGTGTTAGTGGAAATGTTAGATTATTTCAAGGAGACTTTAAGCactttcttgaatcttttcctttgtctaccCAGTAATCTCTTCAtgtgacagaactcagaatagagtgAGGAAACTGGGGTCAGCCATTGAATGTGGCCTACCCAACCTTGCTGACCAAGTGTAATGAGGTCCTCAACACTGGGGAACTGGTATGGGAGAGAACATGGATGTTGTTCCACTTATTCTTCAagttggagggttttgcagaaaGCTTTGATAGCATCTTTCCAGTACCTTGGAGGTTCCTGTTGTAGGCAGATCAAGTCTCAGAAGCGTAGAAGGGAGGGATTACTGCTGCCTGACATACCATGacttttgtgccagatctgaggcCTTGTCTTCAGATATCCTTTTCCTCCATTGACTAATGGCTGTGCTGGCATATTGAAGGCAAtaatgaatttcatcactgatgtttgCCTTCAGAGAGGTAGCTGTCAACTTTTTCCAGAGTATTGCTGAGAATCCTTATTGTTGGAGAGCGATGTTGTACAGATTGGTAGATGatcaaaatatttacaaaatttacatcaaattaaaatattgcCATCCTTGTCCAGGATGCACTTCAGCCCCTGCAGCTTGAATATTGAGGTTTgcgtgaccttggttctggagtgtagagGCTGTAAGTTGACTGGTTTCCCATTTGCTCTGAACATCAGCTCCACTCCTGCCTTGTTGAAGGCAAGGAGCAGAATTatggtgagaaagattgaaagaagGGTCAGGGTAGTGATGCGGCTTTGTTTGCCAtagtcttcactgagattagcTCTGTGTAAACCTGTTGGTTAGGAATATAATTTGCAAGCCATCATGAaacaaatgtaag
Coding sequences within:
- the LOC127573729 gene encoding solute carrier family 25 member 53-like → MQQNPEDSVSSSVATSLKNCGIGATSSCLATVLTFPIHKTIFRQQIHGFIIRKAFAQLCQEGLLRFYRGILPPLLAKTIQGTLLFGTYDSIIGIMMPKNINLYHRSIAGSLSGAMEALVLTPFERVQNILQDHRKDAKLPSIQSILKLFNSYRFKDKLQLGYYQGFIPILLRNGIGSALYFSFKDPIKNVLLDKDIPNGISAFVSGSLNGMIVCFILYPLSAVIANMQSQIGDEKINLWKFIKNFWASRAQSFSYVYRGSSLIMLRSCITWGLTTVIHDLLKAMQSPKK